GTTTATCGTAACTGATTCAGTCGAAGTTGATCGTCTATGCGACCAAGGCATTCCCGCCGAATATCAGCTTTGGGCAACCAGTTGGTCTACGCCTTACTTACTCAATCAGGCAGTGCGCGAGTGGAGCAACGCCACCTTGGTAGCCTCGGATCGGCCAGCCCAAGGCGAGGTTGGCCTACCACCCGAATTAGTTGCGGCTAAATTGCGCTTAGGGCCCGAAGAAATTGCCCGCTATCAGGCGCTTGGCCGCACGACTGCCCAAATTATGACTAAGGTGCTGAGTGCTACGAAACCTGAGTGGACAGAATTTCAATTGGCGGGAGCCGCCGCCGCCGAGCTTTGGAGCCATGGCATTCATCCAGCTTTGACCTTGGTTGGCGGCGAACGCCGATTGCCGTTGTATGGTCACTTGCCAGCCACTCACGAGCCAATCGGCCAACGCACGATGTTGGTGGTTTGTGCTCGTCAAGGTGGTTTGTATGCCAACGTCAGCCGCTATATTCATTTTCGGCCTGAAACTGCCGCCGAACGCGCCAGTTACGAGCAAGTGATTGCAATCGAAGCCGAGATGATCGCCACAGCCCAAATTGGCAGTACGGTTGGCGCAGTCTACGATGCAACTGTGGAGGCTTATACCAAACGTGGTG
The genomic region above belongs to Herpetosiphon gulosus and contains:
- a CDS encoding M24 family metallopeptidase; this translates as MTEIANKLAIVRAAIARYKYGAVRLRGVDWFAWVTAGLDNVVILTTETGIAEVVITADQAFIVTDSVEVDRLCDQGIPAEYQLWATSWSTPYLLNQAVREWSNATLVASDRPAQGEVGLPPELVAAKLRLGPEEIARYQALGRTTAQIMTKVLSATKPEWTEFQLAGAAAAELWSHGIHPALTLVGGERRLPLYGHLPATHEPIGQRTMLVVCARQGGLYANVSRYIHFRPETAAERASYEQVIAIEAEMIATAQIGSTVGAVYDATVEAYTKRGVVEQMQRLHQGGTTGYRSREVVARPGEPTIIEANTAMAWNPSLAGVKIEDTIIRSAAGVEVLSVDPAWPSVEYAGLRRALPLVI